From a region of the Drosophila ananassae strain 14024-0371.13 chromosome XL, ASM1763931v2, whole genome shotgun sequence genome:
- the LOC6503200 gene encoding antigen 5 like allergen Cul n 1, with amino-acid sequence MGVTLPPLSAQNYCDPDLCSTGRHVACQNSGRFVSGCSGEFVRVNDHIQLILQLHNERRNLISGGGLSGFTSAVRMGTMSWDQTLSELAAYNALQCRMAHDECRNTNTYKFAGQNLSILFTRNIDIANFLRQRISSWFEENRDATSADIENYQMRGGPTIGHFTTMVNERNNRIGCAILRFTDNRNVQATLLVCNYAVTNVINNPVYRGGSPASECVSGRNSVFQNLCSSNEVYNYNQWS; translated from the exons ATGGGTGTCACCCTGCCTCCTTTATCAGCACAAAACTACTGTGATCCGGATCTGTGTTCAACTGGCAGACATGTAGCCTGTCAAAATAGTGGC CGATTTGTAAGTGGCTGCAGTGGCGAGTTTGTTCGGGTGAACGATCACATCCAACTTATCCTACAGTTACATAATGAGCGTCGCAACCTTatttctggaggaggattaAGTGGATTTACCAGCGCCGTTCGTATGGGCACAATGAGCTGGGACCAGACATTGTCTGAACTAGCTGCATACAACGCTCTACAATGTCGCATGGCCCATGACGAGTGTCGCAATACAAATACATATAAGTTTGCCGGCCAGAATCTTAGCATCCTCTTCACACGCAATATTGATATCGCAAATTTTTTGCGTCAACGAATTTCTTCATGGTTTGAAGAAAACCGAGACGCAACTAGTGCAGATATAGAAAACTATCAGATGCGTGGCGGGCC AACCATCGGACACTTTACCACCATGGTAAATGAACGTAATAACCGAATAGGTTGTGCTATTCTCAGATTCACTGACAACAGAAACGTACAAGCCACTTTATTAGTCTGTAACTATGCTGTTACAAACGTTATTAACAATCCCGTATACAGAGGCGGCAGTCCGGCTTCGGAATGTGTATCAGGTCGAAATTCGGTTTTCCAAAACCTTTGCTCATCAAATGAAGTTTACAACTACAATCAGTGGTCGTGA